ATAACACGAAAATAACGAATATTGCATAGGCAGAAAGCAGAGTAATGAAGATCTACAATCACCTGTTTGAGAGTGATGATTCGTTGACAGCGTTCATAACTGAACGTGCGCTTTCCTCAATGAATGGACTGCTTCAGGTTTTCTCCGGGGATCTGGACGAGGGCAGGTTGAGCCGTTTGCTGGCGTCACTGCCACGATTGGTCCCTGGGTTCCGTGTTATCGGCGCTTCCACCAACGGTGAAATCTGTGAAGGGCAAGACCTTCAGAATGAGGTTTTACTCAGCTTTTCAGCGTTCGACGATACCCGGGTCGAGCTCGTCTATTCACCGGAATCAAGCTACTTGGCTGGTCAGCAACTCGGTGAGGCATATCACGAGACAGACGTTCGGTTAGCCATTGCTTTTGGCAACGGACTCGTCGCCAACCCGGAAGAATTTATCAAGGGCTTTACCGGGTCTGCTCCGGACATCTGCCTCGCTGGTGGAAACGCCGGAGACAATAACCGGTTTGAACGGACCTTCGTGATTATTGATGGCCATATTCATTACTCCGGAATGGTGTTGGCTTTGCTGAGGAGCGATGTTCTTCAGGTTCATAACAGCTATGTTCTGGACTGGGCTCCTATCGGCATCCAGATGGAGGTTACCCGAGCGACTGGTAATGTGCTCTATGAGCTCAATCACAAGCCGGTGACAGAGGTGTACAAATACTATCTGGGAGATGAAGTAGCCCGGGATATCCCTCTGACGCTTATGGAGTTCCCGTTGATCAAGATGGCTGGCAAGCAGTTGATTGCCCGTTCTCCCGTTGGCGAGGCTGAAGACGGTGGGTTGATCTTCGCTGGCAGCTTTGAGGAGGGCGAGCTTGTTCAGTTCGGCGTTGCTGACGTAGGTACCATAACCAATAGCGTTAAGCGCACTCTTGAAGCGTTCTCCGGCAGACACCCGATAGAGGGGGTCTACACCTATTCCTGCACCGCGCGCAGGTCTTTCCTGCAATCTGTCATCAAGGCTGAGGTCGGCGCAATTAGCACCATGGGGCCCAATGCGGGATTCTTTACCTACGGAGAGTATTTCTACTCGGCACAGGCAAGCCACCTTCTGAACATCACCACTACGTTGGTAACACTCTCCGAACACAATGAAGTCCAACGCAATGTTGCCAGCAATCAGGAAATCACAATTCCCCAGGTTTCCACACTACGTTCTTTGACTCACCTTGCTCAAACCACTGCGCGGGAACTCAATCTGTCTATGCAGTTCCTGGAGCAATACAAACATGCTCTGGACAAGACAGCGATCGTAACCAAAACCGATGTGGGCGGCAAAATCACCTACGTGAATCGCCTATTTGAATCCATCAGCGGTTACTCCGCTGAGGAAGTAATCGGCAAAAGCCACAGTATGCTCCGCCATCCGGACATGCCGTCCAGGGTTTTCAGGGATTTATGGCAAACCATTCTCAAAAAAAAGGTCTGGCAGGGTACGATCAAAAACCGGAAGAAAAATGGCGGGTATTACTATGTGGACACGACCATCGTTCCGATCATCGACCAGAATGGCGATATTCTGGAGTTCATCAGTATCCGCAACAACATAACGGATATCATCCTCAATCAGGAATTGCTGACGCAACAGCGCACAGACAAGCTTACCGGCCTACGCAGTCGCGCCCGGCTTATCGAAGATCTCACCAACAAACAGCCCAGTCAGCTGGCACTGATGGACGTACGGAACTTCAAGTCCTTTAACGATTACTATGGCATCACGATCGGCGATCGTATTCTCATTGAACTTGCGGCAGAACTTGAACGGTGTTGCCATGATCAGGGCATCATTGTCTATCGGCTGTATGGAGCCAATTTCGCCTTGATGCCAGTCAGCGATATCGAATTCAGCGAGTTCAAAATCATACTGGAAGGCCTGGCCAGAGAGCTTCAGGCGAATCCGATTTCCGTGAATAACGAGCATTTCGATATCGAATTTTTCTTCGGTGTGGGGCGGGGGTCGAAAAATCTACTGACCTTTGCTGAAACGGCGTTGCAGAGGGTTAAACAGGAAAATACGCCAAACAGTGTTTTTGAACTCAGCGAACAGGATTTCGATCATACGGAGAACTTTTATTGGCTCAATGAGATTAAGGAAGCACTCAGGGATGGTCGAATGGTTAGCCACTACCAACCCATCGTGAGTGTGTCTGGAGATTCAGGTTCGGCCAAGCACGAGTCCCTGTTACGGATGATCGGCAGGGATGGTGAGGTTATTTCGCCCTTCCGGTTTCTCGGCCTTGCGAAGAAGTCAAAATACTACCCGGAGATTACGCGAAAGGTCGTTGCTGATGCTTTTAGCCTGGCATCATCCCGGAACTTCACCGTCAGCGTGAATCTTTCTGCTGAAGACATCGAAAACACCAGCACGTCTGAATTCATCCTCGGTCAGCTGGCCGAGCACGGCGGTTCCAACCTGATTTTTGAAATCACTGAAACTGAATCTATCCAGGACTATTCCAGGGTAAAACGGTTTGTTGAATCGATTCGAAGCTTTAACGCACAAATTGCCATCGATGACTTTGGCAGCGGTTATTCCAATTTCTCATATCTCATTGAGCTGCAGCCGGAATACGTAAAGATTGATGGCTCGATAATCTCCAGGATTCTCTCCGATGAAAAAAGCCGATTGATCACTGAAAGCATTGTGGACATTGCCCACAAAATAGGATCAAAAGTCATTGCTGAGTTTGTGAGCAGCGAAGACATAGCGCAGGTGCTTAGAGCTATAAATGTGGACTATTTTCAGGGGTTTCATTTTGGCAAACCGGGCCCTTTGGCATATCAGGAACGATAAAAGCTAACTGAGCGAAGAGAGTTTCCCTGGCGCGGGCGCTGGATGTGCCTTGTTATGCGTGCAGGTCGAGTGTAAGCGTCCGGCCATCAAACCTTGTCAGGTATAGTCGGCAGATCGATGAAAATCGATTTTTGCAGGACCGACTCAGTAGTGACATCATACGCCGCTCTGCTGCCAGGACGGGCAGCTATTCTTGACGCTGAATAAGGAATGTTCATGTTCTTGAGAACCCTCTCCGTTTTGACGGTTTGCCTGCTTGCGCCCTGGGTTAATGCCAGTGAGTCGGACCATCCGTTGTTAAGCCGCTATCCCGATGCGCAGATCAAAGACAGGCTTTATACCGCTTACGAACAAACTGAATTGCCTTCGGGCCCTGCCGATGACGAAGGCAACCTTCCTTACGACACCCTCGTTGGTGATCTCACCCGAATCACCTATGAGATTGAAGGTGTTTCCACGCTTAAAGTTTTCGAAAATTATGAGAAAGCCCTGAGCGATGCGGGCGCAAAGATCGTTTCAGTCTGTGAACTGAGTGAGTGCCGGGATAAAGACTCCGGGCTGCTCGAACTGGCTTCAGGGATAGCGGGTGATGGTTATGTCGGCAATTACTATTTTAAACCTTATTTCCTCCGGGCAAGCCTGTCTGGCGCGAAGGGCAAGGTTCATATCGGCCTTTTTGTGGGCGGATTCAACGGTGACGTCAGACTCCAGCAGGTTGTTGTAGAAGAAGTGCCCAGCCAGAACACGCTGATTTCGGTCGCAAAGGATTACCTGACCAGCGCGCCCGAGTCGTCACCTTCGGGGGATCAGCGAACGGCGGAGGAGACGCTGCAGGATCACCCCATGATGGCTCGCTATCCGGGCGCTCGCCTTTATCGATCCCGTGCTGTGGAATACGAGAACATGTCCCTTCCTCTCAGTGTTCTGAACGCCGAGGGAGTGGCGCCTGACAACCTGGACCTTACCGGAGATATCAGCCAGCACACCTATCAGATAGACAATGTTTCGACGCTGAAGGTTTATCAAAACTATCTCCAGGCCGTAAAAAAGCTGGAGTTTTCGCTGGAGTATTCCTGTGAACGCGCCGAGTGTGGAGGAGAATACGCATCCAGAGATTTGGGCCAACGCCTGGCGCTTACCGGAGATGTAGAGAACTATTTCCGAGACCCATACTACTTCGTTGCAAGCCGCGAGGTCGCGCAAGGTCGCATTGTTGTAGCGGTTTACGTTGGCGGATTTGAAGGTGGCGTGTGGGTGCAGCAGGCTGTCATTGAAGAGAAAGGTACTGAGAAAGATCTGATTACGGTCGATGCCGATCAGCTCTACCAGGAACTCCAGCAATCGGGCAAAGCGTTGGTCTATGGCATCTACTTTGACACCGACTCAGCCACGGTCAAGGAAGGCTCCGCCGATGCCCTAGAGGCGATTTCAGACCTGATGAAATCGCACTCAGAGTTGAATCTTTACGTAGTGGGGCACACCGATGACACCGGAGAAAGCGACTACAACCTGAGCCTCTCCAGCCGACGGGCAGTGTCGGTTGTGGATGTGCTCAAGGCCCAATACTCGATCGAAAGTGGTCGCCTGAAGCCTGCGGGTGTTGGCCCCTATGCGCCAGTGGCGGGTAATGAGTGGACCGAGGGGCGGCGTTTGAATCGGCGGGTTGAGTTGGTTCGCAGGTTTTGAGGTTTCATATGGCCGTGGCCCGTCGATAGGCCATTCACTTTTAGATTGGTTGTATGGGGCGGGGTAGGCTGCGGTTTCATCGGAACACGTAACGCTTTTGTTTAGCGGCGCCACGACAGGGGCGTCCGGTGCAGGGCCCGCAGGCCCGGAACGAACTGGAACTACTTGTTGGGCGATGTGACAATAAGCGCCTACAAAAACAGTACTTTCTCCAACAAACCAGGGACGTACTGAGTCGTTCTGATCAAAGCCAGGTACACTAGAGTAAACGGGACAATAATCTCAAAACCTATGATTCCTAGCCACTTGGTAACTCTTTGATTACGGGTCGCTTTATCTAGAGCGTTCAATTTTTTGAGCGATATTTCAATCTGCCCTTGGGCACCATTAATTATTTTATTTTGAATAGCAAAGTTTTGCTTCCATTGTTCTGGTAAAGAATCGAGCCCTTTTAACCTAGCTCTCTCATGATGCTTATCAACGTATTCAACGATCTTTTCCCAGTGTGGATTTTCTTCTGAAATCGCGCGTTCACAATTCTCTACTTGTATGGTGAGCTGAGAGTAGGTTTCTTTCATTTTTCTTTCCCACTCGTTGATTTTTTCCGAAAAACCATCATAAGAGGAAATTATGCTCTGCTCCGCTTGGAGGATTTCAGAAAGACAATCACGAGCTTTTGCGCCAATAAAAGCTGTTTTTACTGAGTACCAGCTCAGCAAATCCTGCCTTAAGTAAAAAAGGTACGAGACGGAAAGATAGATAAGGAGCACAGCAACTGCCCCAAGGGCATGCTCTCTCGTAACCCCACCAAGGTGGAGCAAGCTCAGCGGTTGCTCATCAAAAACCGCAGCCAAAATAGTATATGCAGATACAACCAGCAACAGGATCTTTTGACGGTGTGTTCGTGGAGAAAGGGAATCCGTTAGAAAAACCTCCCATCCTCTATCATCCGTTTCAACCTTCGGGTGCACCCATCCTCCTTTGATTCAATTCACGCCTGAGAGAAAGACTATTTACAACACACTACGTATACCAAGGACCGCACAACGCCCGCAGCATGCGCGGCTTTGAAATGGATGCGAAGCCGCAATGGAAAAGACGTCGCCGTGCCTGCGATTGTTGGGCGCCGTCAAACCAACGCCCGCCCACACTCCCGACACAGCGGTTCCTCTCCCTCAGGATACAGATTTAGATCAATAAAATTGTCGGTAACACAATGCTCACAAGGCAACCAACGATCTTGTACGAATTCTTCAAATGGCACAGCTCTATGAATAATTCTAACCGCACACGGATCTAGCACTCCGTACAGATGAGTTGGTCGCGTTGCGGGAGGAGCGATGACGGTACCAACCTGTGCGACGATGCCTTGATTAGCCCAGCCGGTGATTTTGTTCCGAGCGCCATTACTTGAGATCTTCAGTATCTCGTTAGCCACAAAGTTAGTAGTAAATAGCTCTCTACCGATACGTTGCAGGTCCTTCAGCACTGCCTCCCCGTAATTTTCGATGAAGACCTTTTCACCATGTATTACTGTAGCTTGGTCGACTGCCCCCAAGGAGACTTTTCTCGCAGCTGCATCACGCTCGGCCTGCACCGCAATTATCGTTTCGCACATCCGAAT
This Marinobacter salinus DNA region includes the following protein-coding sequences:
- a CDS encoding EAL domain-containing protein; this translates as MKIYNHLFESDDSLTAFITERALSSMNGLLQVFSGDLDEGRLSRLLASLPRLVPGFRVIGASTNGEICEGQDLQNEVLLSFSAFDDTRVELVYSPESSYLAGQQLGEAYHETDVRLAIAFGNGLVANPEEFIKGFTGSAPDICLAGGNAGDNNRFERTFVIIDGHIHYSGMVLALLRSDVLQVHNSYVLDWAPIGIQMEVTRATGNVLYELNHKPVTEVYKYYLGDEVARDIPLTLMEFPLIKMAGKQLIARSPVGEAEDGGLIFAGSFEEGELVQFGVADVGTITNSVKRTLEAFSGRHPIEGVYTYSCTARRSFLQSVIKAEVGAISTMGPNAGFFTYGEYFYSAQASHLLNITTTLVTLSEHNEVQRNVASNQEITIPQVSTLRSLTHLAQTTARELNLSMQFLEQYKHALDKTAIVTKTDVGGKITYVNRLFESISGYSAEEVIGKSHSMLRHPDMPSRVFRDLWQTILKKKVWQGTIKNRKKNGGYYYVDTTIVPIIDQNGDILEFISIRNNITDIILNQELLTQQRTDKLTGLRSRARLIEDLTNKQPSQLALMDVRNFKSFNDYYGITIGDRILIELAAELERCCHDQGIIVYRLYGANFALMPVSDIEFSEFKIILEGLARELQANPISVNNEHFDIEFFFGVGRGSKNLLTFAETALQRVKQENTPNSVFELSEQDFDHTENFYWLNEIKEALRDGRMVSHYQPIVSVSGDSGSAKHESLLRMIGRDGEVISPFRFLGLAKKSKYYPEITRKVVADAFSLASSRNFTVSVNLSAEDIENTSTSEFILGQLAEHGGSNLIFEITETESIQDYSRVKRFVESIRSFNAQIAIDDFGSGYSNFSYLIELQPEYVKIDGSIISRILSDEKSRLITESIVDIAHKIGSKVIAEFVSSEDIAQVLRAINVDYFQGFHFGKPGPLAYQER
- a CDS encoding OmpA family protein is translated as MFLRTLSVLTVCLLAPWVNASESDHPLLSRYPDAQIKDRLYTAYEQTELPSGPADDEGNLPYDTLVGDLTRITYEIEGVSTLKVFENYEKALSDAGAKIVSVCELSECRDKDSGLLELASGIAGDGYVGNYYFKPYFLRASLSGAKGKVHIGLFVGGFNGDVRLQQVVVEEVPSQNTLISVAKDYLTSAPESSPSGDQRTAEETLQDHPMMARYPGARLYRSRAVEYENMSLPLSVLNAEGVAPDNLDLTGDISQHTYQIDNVSTLKVYQNYLQAVKKLEFSLEYSCERAECGGEYASRDLGQRLALTGDVENYFRDPYYFVASREVAQGRIVVAVYVGGFEGGVWVQQAVIEEKGTEKDLITVDADQLYQELQQSGKALVYGIYFDTDSATVKEGSADALEAISDLMKSHSELNLYVVGHTDDTGESDYNLSLSSRRAVSVVDVLKAQYSIESGRLKPAGVGPYAPVAGNEWTEGRRLNRRVELVRRF